The following are encoded in a window of Cupriavidus oxalaticus genomic DNA:
- a CDS encoding thiamine pyrophosphate-binding protein yields the protein MTATPGHSNPDTPASHEAGGTPLLGGHILVDALLAHGAELAFGVPGESYLAVLDGFHRRRDQLRFIVCRQEGGAAVMAEAYGKLTGRPGLAFCTRGPGATNASIGVHTAFQDSTPMILFIGQVGTDFIDREAFQEIDYRRMFGQMAKWVAQIDRVERIPEYIARAYQTATSGRPGPVVLALPEDMLAQTAVVPQLRGYERVLSWPGDPGMARLRQLLEAAGRPFVLAGGSGWTPQACADLQAFAERFALPVGCAFRGQDLFDNRHPNYAGDVGIGINPALAERIRQSDLVLAIGPRLGEMTTGGYALIAAPRPAQTLVHVHAGAEELGSVYQADLMIHASMPAIAARLAALEPAAAPRWQAWTEAAHADYERYLQPPAYAGQGVDMAEVIRTLDQMLPDDAVVTNGAGNYAGWLHRYFRYRPFRNGGRGQLAPTSGAMGYGVPAAVGAKIAFPQRTVVALAGDGCFLMNGQELATAMQYQAPVVFIVVNNGMYGTIRMHQEREYPNHVSGTALHNPDFAALARAYGARGETVTTTEAFAPALRAALDAPVSTLIEIRVDPDVITPRTTLSAIRAQALAGGQH from the coding sequence ATGACTGCCACGCCGGGCCATTCGAACCCTGACACTCCCGCTTCGCACGAAGCTGGCGGCACGCCACTATTGGGCGGCCATATCCTCGTTGATGCGCTGCTGGCGCATGGCGCCGAGCTGGCCTTCGGCGTGCCGGGCGAAAGCTACCTGGCGGTGCTCGACGGTTTCCATCGCCGCCGCGACCAGCTGCGCTTTATCGTCTGCCGGCAAGAGGGCGGCGCGGCGGTCATGGCCGAGGCCTACGGCAAGCTGACCGGCCGTCCCGGGCTGGCTTTCTGCACGCGCGGCCCTGGCGCCACCAATGCCAGCATCGGCGTGCATACCGCGTTCCAGGACTCGACGCCGATGATCCTGTTCATCGGCCAGGTCGGCACCGATTTCATCGACCGCGAAGCCTTCCAGGAAATCGACTACCGCCGCATGTTCGGCCAGATGGCCAAGTGGGTGGCGCAGATCGACCGGGTCGAGCGCATCCCCGAATACATCGCGCGCGCCTACCAGACCGCCACCTCGGGCCGGCCCGGCCCGGTGGTGCTGGCGCTGCCGGAGGACATGCTGGCGCAGACGGCCGTGGTGCCGCAGCTGCGCGGCTACGAGCGCGTGCTGAGCTGGCCGGGCGATCCCGGGATGGCGCGCCTTCGGCAATTGCTGGAAGCCGCCGGGCGGCCCTTCGTGCTGGCCGGCGGCAGCGGCTGGACGCCGCAGGCCTGCGCCGACCTGCAGGCCTTTGCCGAACGCTTCGCGCTGCCGGTCGGCTGCGCCTTCCGCGGGCAGGACCTGTTCGACAACCGCCATCCCAACTATGCCGGCGATGTCGGCATCGGCATCAACCCGGCGCTGGCCGAGCGTATCCGGCAATCCGACCTGGTGCTGGCCATCGGCCCGCGCCTGGGCGAGATGACCACCGGCGGCTACGCGCTGATCGCCGCGCCGCGGCCCGCGCAGACGCTGGTGCACGTGCACGCCGGTGCCGAGGAACTGGGCAGCGTCTACCAGGCCGACCTGATGATCCATGCCTCGATGCCGGCCATCGCCGCGCGCCTGGCCGCGCTGGAGCCCGCCGCCGCGCCGCGCTGGCAGGCCTGGACCGAGGCGGCCCATGCCGATTACGAGCGCTACCTGCAGCCGCCGGCCTATGCAGGGCAGGGCGTCGACATGGCCGAGGTCATCCGCACGCTCGACCAGATGCTGCCGGACGATGCGGTGGTCACCAACGGTGCCGGCAACTACGCCGGCTGGCTGCACCGCTATTTCCGCTATCGCCCCTTCCGCAACGGCGGCCGCGGCCAGCTGGCGCCGACCAGCGGCGCGATGGGCTACGGCGTGCCGGCCGCGGTCGGCGCCAAGATTGCCTTCCCGCAGCGCACCGTGGTGGCGCTGGCCGGCGACGGCTGCTTCCTGATGAATGGCCAGGAACTTGCTACCGCGATGCAGTACCAGGCGCCGGTGGTGTTCATCGTCGTCAATAACGGCATGTACGGCACCATCCGGATGCACCAGGAACGCGAATACCCGAACCATGTATCGGGCACCGCGCTGCACAACCCGGACTTTGCCGCGCTGGCGCGCGCCTATGGTGCACGCGGCGAGACCGTGACCACGACCGAGGCCTTCGCCCCGGCGCTGCGCGCCGCGCTGGACGCGCCGGTGTCGACGCTGATCGAGATCCGCGTCGATCCGGACGTGATCACGCCGCGCACCACGCTCAGCGCGATCCGCGCGCAGGCGCTGGCCGGCGGGCAGCATTGA
- a CDS encoding penicillin-binding protein, giving the protein MENSQKIAGLHFRSGLTAGVIIMRLSLMASSGILALSACALTPAGTGAFTVMAPASFDRTFTAAAGAMQDQGLALSLEDPVNGIVVGSLESSAVMADVDQLADGHVRVTFDSTGANDPALMARISSSYNRRMGR; this is encoded by the coding sequence GTGGAAAACTCGCAAAAAATCGCAGGCTTGCATTTTCGGTCGGGGCTGACAGCAGGTGTCATCATCATGCGACTTTCACTCATGGCAAGCAGCGGCATCCTGGCGCTTTCGGCATGCGCGTTGACTCCGGCCGGAACCGGCGCCTTTACGGTCATGGCGCCGGCCAGCTTCGATCGCACCTTCACCGCAGCAGCAGGGGCAATGCAGGACCAGGGCCTCGCGCTCAGCCTCGAGGACCCCGTCAATGGCATAGTGGTCGGCAGCCTGGAAAGCAGCGCCGTGATGGCCGATGTGGATCAGCTGGCAGACGGCCACGTGCGGGTGACATTCGACAGCACGGGTGCGAACGACCCGGCATTGATGGCGCGCATATCGAGCAGCTACAACCGCCGCATGGGGCGCTGA
- a CDS encoding CysB family HTH-type transcriptional regulator: protein MNFQQLRSIREAVRRQFNLTEVANALYTSQPGVSRQIRELEEELGVEIFERYGKRLTGLTEPGREIVRIVERLLLEAENLRQAGDEFAGRHIGRLTVATTHTQARYALPRVVQAFRREYPHVTLALQEASPTHIVELLLTGQADIGIATEAVATEAGLTSFEAYSWQHVLVVSPDHPLTRLPEPTLEDVAGFQLITYDAGFTGRRKIDSAFAEAGLQPEIVLTALDADVIKTYAELELGVGIIASMAYDERKDSGLVRINADHLFAPNTTSVAVRRGAYLRGYAHAFINMFAPHLSRDTVSSALSEQDRQALAA, encoded by the coding sequence ATGAACTTCCAGCAACTCCGATCGATCCGCGAGGCGGTGCGCCGCCAGTTCAACCTGACCGAGGTCGCCAACGCGCTCTACACCTCGCAGCCCGGCGTGTCGCGCCAGATCCGCGAGCTGGAAGAAGAACTGGGCGTCGAGATCTTCGAGCGCTACGGCAAGCGCCTGACCGGGCTGACCGAGCCCGGCCGCGAGATCGTGCGCATCGTCGAGCGCCTGCTGCTTGAAGCCGAGAACCTGCGCCAGGCCGGCGACGAGTTCGCCGGTCGCCATATCGGGCGCCTGACCGTGGCCACCACGCATACGCAGGCCCGCTACGCGCTGCCGCGCGTGGTGCAGGCCTTCCGCCGCGAGTATCCGCATGTGACGCTGGCCCTGCAGGAAGCGTCGCCGACGCATATCGTCGAACTGCTGCTGACGGGGCAGGCCGATATCGGCATCGCCACCGAAGCGGTGGCGACCGAAGCCGGGCTGACCTCGTTCGAGGCCTACAGCTGGCAGCACGTGCTGGTGGTTTCGCCCGACCATCCGCTCACGCGCCTGCCCGAGCCGACGCTCGAGGACGTGGCCGGCTTCCAGCTCATCACCTATGACGCCGGCTTCACCGGCCGCCGCAAGATCGACAGCGCCTTCGCCGAAGCGGGGCTGCAGCCGGAGATCGTGCTGACCGCGCTGGACGCCGACGTGATCAAGACCTACGCCGAGCTGGAGCTGGGCGTGGGCATCATCGCCTCGATGGCGTACGACGAGCGCAAGGACTCGGGCCTGGTGCGCATCAATGCCGACCACCTGTTCGCGCCCAACACCACCAGCGTGGCCGTGCGCCGCGGCGCCTATCTGCGCGGCTATGCGCACGCCTTCATCAATATGTTCGCGCCGCACCTGTCGCGCGACACCGTCAGCAGCGCGCTGTCGGAGCAGGACCGCCAGGCGCTGGCGGCCTGA
- a CDS encoding sensor histidine kinase, with the protein MNRCFSTVATAPPSRLTILGRDLLFVLCMNTVIAVSLNYGFQTGGTLWHNFVYSQLIGLSIWLLIDIPRVGIWWNDRPRRWPFLLLAAAAVPTGVVIGGWATRVALDLPPKSVAETGDMLRMCLVVGMLASASMIYFYWSREKLAYLERQAALDALQREEAEKQLVRAQLMALQAQIEPHFLFNSLANLDGLIATDPPAARQLLQRLIGFLRMSLAHTRAEQCTLRQEFELLRSYLDIQGMRFGQRLSYDVDLPRELAKVEIPPMLIQPLVENAVTHGIEPCMIGGHIQLSARAAGDDAVQVIIADTGVGFGHGSGKGSGLGITHVRERLARIFGAAASMQMEENTPRGVVVRLTLPLVRPVEAPTLTQTVTVPESISVPSPAIQRT; encoded by the coding sequence ATGAACCGCTGCTTCTCCACCGTTGCCACCGCGCCCCCATCGCGGCTCACCATCCTCGGCCGCGACCTGCTGTTCGTGCTGTGCATGAACACGGTGATTGCCGTCAGCCTGAACTATGGCTTCCAGACCGGCGGCACGCTCTGGCACAACTTTGTCTACAGCCAGCTGATCGGCCTGTCGATCTGGCTGCTGATCGATATCCCCCGCGTCGGCATCTGGTGGAACGACCGGCCGCGCCGCTGGCCCTTCCTGCTGCTGGCCGCCGCCGCGGTGCCGACCGGCGTGGTGATCGGTGGCTGGGCCACGCGCGTGGCGCTGGACCTGCCGCCCAAGTCGGTGGCCGAAACCGGCGACATGCTGCGCATGTGCCTGGTGGTGGGCATGCTGGCATCGGCGTCGATGATCTACTTCTACTGGTCGCGCGAGAAGCTCGCCTACCTGGAGCGCCAGGCCGCGCTGGATGCACTGCAGCGCGAGGAGGCCGAAAAGCAACTGGTGCGCGCGCAGCTGATGGCGCTGCAGGCGCAGATCGAGCCGCACTTCCTGTTCAACTCGCTGGCCAACCTCGACGGCCTGATCGCCACCGACCCGCCCGCCGCGCGCCAGCTGCTGCAGCGCCTGATCGGCTTCCTGCGCATGTCGCTGGCACACACCCGCGCCGAGCAATGCACGCTGCGGCAGGAGTTCGAGCTGCTGCGCAGCTATCTCGATATCCAGGGCATGCGCTTCGGCCAGCGGCTGTCGTATGACGTCGACCTGCCGCGCGAGCTGGCCAAGGTCGAAATTCCCCCGATGCTGATCCAGCCGCTGGTGGAAAACGCGGTGACGCACGGTATCGAGCCTTGCATGATCGGCGGCCATATCCAGCTGTCGGCGCGTGCCGCCGGCGACGATGCGGTGCAGGTGATCATTGCCGATACCGGCGTGGGCTTCGGCCATGGGTCTGGCAAGGGCTCGGGGCTGGGCATCACCCATGTGCGCGAGCGGCTGGCGCGGATTTTCGGGGCCGCCGCCAGCATGCAGATGGAAGAAAACACGCCGCGCGGGGTGGTGGTGCGTCTGACATTGCCGCTGGTGCGCCCGGTCGAGGCGCCGACGCTGACGCAGACCGTCACTGTGCCGGAGAGCATTTCCGTGCCGTCGCCGGCCATCCAGCGGACCTGA
- a CDS encoding MFS transporter, with amino-acid sequence MSTAAIDPARNPLRHDAQVIGLVGLAHGVSHFYHLLLAPLFPWIKAEFGLSYAELGLLMTVFFAVSAVVQTASGFVVDRFGARPVLFAGLAFLGSAALLLSASNGYAALLAGAAVAGLGNGVFHPADFTLLNKHVSQPRLGHAFSVHGISGNLGWAAAPLFLVTIANLASWRAALAAASVVAFVVLAVLVVLRHVLDPRAVSGAVGRPAARAAGGSLLGFLRLPQVWVCWAFFLLTTFSAAGIQSFAPTALTYLYGMPFTLATASYTIYMLCSAGGMVVGGFAASRTSNHDRLIAISFTVSGLIAILVGLNLFPALLVPVLMGLIGFGAGVAGPSRDLLVRAAAPAGATGRVYGVVYSGLDIGLACGPLFFGALMDARLPAWVFFMIGGFQLISIFTAVTVGNGNRSRSGAAAPAA; translated from the coding sequence ATGTCCACCGCCGCCATCGATCCCGCCCGCAATCCGCTTCGCCATGACGCCCAGGTGATCGGGCTGGTCGGACTGGCGCACGGGGTCTCGCATTTCTATCACTTGCTGCTGGCGCCCCTGTTCCCGTGGATCAAGGCCGAGTTCGGGCTGAGTTATGCGGAGCTGGGGCTGCTGATGACGGTATTCTTCGCCGTGTCGGCGGTGGTGCAGACCGCCTCGGGCTTCGTGGTGGACCGCTTCGGCGCGCGGCCGGTGCTGTTTGCCGGACTGGCCTTCCTCGGCAGCGCGGCGCTGCTGCTGTCGGCCAGCAACGGCTATGCCGCGCTGCTGGCCGGCGCGGCGGTGGCGGGGCTGGGCAACGGCGTGTTCCACCCGGCCGACTTCACGCTGCTGAACAAGCACGTGTCGCAGCCGCGGCTGGGCCATGCCTTCTCGGTGCACGGCATTTCCGGCAACCTCGGCTGGGCGGCGGCGCCGCTGTTCCTGGTCACCATCGCCAACCTGGCCAGCTGGCGCGCGGCGCTGGCGGCGGCCTCGGTGGTGGCCTTCGTGGTGCTGGCCGTGCTGGTGGTGCTGCGCCATGTGCTGGACCCGCGCGCGGTGAGCGGCGCCGTGGGCCGGCCCGCCGCCAGGGCCGCCGGCGGCAGCCTGCTGGGCTTCCTGCGGCTGCCGCAGGTGTGGGTGTGCTGGGCGTTTTTCCTGCTGACCACGTTCTCCGCCGCCGGCATCCAGAGCTTTGCGCCGACCGCGCTGACCTACCTGTACGGCATGCCGTTCACGCTGGCCACGGCTTCGTACACCATCTACATGCTGTGCAGCGCCGGCGGCATGGTCGTCGGCGGCTTTGCCGCCAGCCGCACCAGCAACCATGACCGGCTCATCGCCATCAGCTTTACCGTCTCCGGCCTGATCGCCATCCTGGTCGGTTTGAACCTGTTCCCCGCATTGCTGGTGCCGGTGCTGATGGGCCTGATCGGGTTTGGCGCCGGCGTCGCCGGTCCGTCGCGCGACCTGCTGGTGCGTGCCGCCGCCCCCGCCGGCGCCACCGGCCGTGTCTATGGCGTGGTCTATTCCGGCCTCGACATCGGGCTGGCCTGCGGGCCGCTGTTTTTCGGCGCGCTGATGGACGCGCGGCTGCCGGCCTGGGTGTTCTTCATGATCGGCGGCTTCCAGCTGATCTCGATCTTTACCGCGGTGACGGTCGGCAACGGCAACCGTTCGCGCAGCGGTGCCGCCGCGCCGGCAGCCTGA
- the rraA gene encoding ribonuclease E activity regulator RraA — protein MKPVTTDLCDAHEDRLAAGTLRVMAPVFRAWGKQGAFAGPAATLKVFEDNSLVRTVLEAPGQGRVLVIDGGGSLRCALVGGNLGLLAEKNGWAGIVVNGCVRDSAELDVCDIGIRALAAHPRKSQKRNAGESEVAVQMPGAVVRPGNWIYVDADGVLVSDDRLEG, from the coding sequence ATGAAGCCTGTCACCACCGACCTGTGCGACGCCCATGAAGACCGCCTCGCCGCCGGTACCCTGCGCGTGATGGCGCCGGTGTTCCGCGCCTGGGGCAAGCAGGGCGCCTTTGCCGGCCCGGCCGCGACGTTGAAAGTGTTTGAAGACAACTCGCTGGTGCGCACCGTGCTGGAAGCGCCGGGCCAGGGCCGGGTATTGGTGATCGACGGCGGCGGCTCGCTGCGCTGCGCGCTGGTGGGCGGCAACCTTGGCCTGCTGGCCGAGAAGAACGGCTGGGCCGGCATCGTCGTCAACGGCTGCGTGCGCGACAGCGCCGAACTGGACGTGTGCGACATCGGTATCCGCGCACTGGCCGCGCACCCGCGGAAAAGCCAGAAGCGCAACGCCGGCGAAAGCGAAGTCGCGGTGCAGATGCCCGGCGCGGTCGTGCGTCCGGGCAACTGGATCTATGTCGACGCCGACGGCGTGCTGGTCTCGGACGACAGGCTGGAGGGCTGA
- a CDS encoding isocitrate lyase, with product MAQYQDDIKAVAALKENHGSAWNAINPEYAARMRAQNKFKTGLDIAKYTARIMRADMAAYDADSSKYTQSLGCWHGFIGQQKMISIKKHFNSTERRYLYLSGWMVAALRSEFGPLPDQSMHEKTSVSALIRELYTFLRQADARELGGLFRELDAAQGAAKAAIQAKIDNHVTHVVPIIADIDAGFGNAEATYLLAKQFIEAGACCIQIENQVSDEKQCGHQDGKVTVPHEDFLAKIRAIRYAFLELGVDDGIIVARTDSLGAGLTKQIAVTHTPGDLGDQYNSFLDCDELSADQLGNGDVIIKRDGKLLRPKRLPSNLFQFRAGTGEARCVLDCVTALQNGADLLWIETEKPHIAQIGGMVSEIRKVIPNAKLVYNNSPSFNWTLNFRQQAYDAMKAAGKDVSAYDRAQLMSVEYDQTELAQLADEKIRTFQADASREAGIFHHLITLPTYHTAALSTDNLAKEYFGDQGMLGYVAGVQRKEIRQGIACVKHQNMSGSDIGDDHKEYFSGEAALKAAGKDNTMNQF from the coding sequence ATGGCCCAGTATCAAGACGACATCAAGGCAGTTGCTGCTTTGAAAGAGAACCACGGCAGCGCGTGGAACGCCATCAATCCCGAGTATGCCGCCCGCATGCGTGCCCAGAACAAGTTCAAGACGGGCCTGGACATCGCCAAGTACACCGCCAGGATCATGCGCGCCGACATGGCCGCCTACGATGCCGACTCGTCCAAGTACACCCAGTCGCTCGGCTGCTGGCACGGTTTCATCGGCCAGCAGAAGATGATCTCCATCAAGAAGCACTTCAACAGCACCGAACGCCGCTACCTGTACCTGTCCGGCTGGATGGTGGCCGCGCTGCGCTCGGAGTTCGGCCCGCTGCCGGACCAGTCGATGCACGAGAAGACCTCCGTCAGCGCGCTGATCCGCGAGCTGTACACCTTCCTGCGCCAGGCCGACGCCCGTGAACTTGGCGGCCTGTTCCGCGAGCTGGACGCTGCCCAGGGCGCTGCCAAGGCCGCCATCCAGGCAAAGATCGACAATCACGTCACCCACGTGGTGCCCATCATCGCCGACATCGACGCGGGTTTTGGCAATGCCGAAGCCACGTACCTGCTGGCCAAGCAGTTCATCGAAGCGGGCGCATGCTGCATCCAGATCGAAAACCAGGTGTCCGACGAGAAGCAGTGCGGCCACCAGGATGGCAAGGTCACCGTGCCGCACGAGGACTTCCTGGCCAAGATCCGCGCCATCCGCTACGCCTTCCTGGAGCTGGGCGTGGACGACGGCATCATCGTCGCCCGTACCGACTCGCTGGGCGCCGGCCTGACCAAGCAGATCGCCGTGACCCACACGCCGGGCGACCTGGGCGACCAGTACAACTCGTTCCTCGATTGCGACGAACTGTCGGCCGACCAGCTGGGCAATGGCGACGTCATCATCAAGCGCGACGGCAAGCTGCTGCGTCCCAAGCGCCTGCCCAGCAACCTGTTCCAGTTCCGCGCCGGCACGGGCGAAGCGCGCTGCGTGCTGGATTGCGTCACCGCACTGCAAAACGGTGCCGACCTGCTGTGGATCGAAACCGAAAAGCCGCATATCGCCCAGATCGGCGGCATGGTCAGCGAGATCCGCAAGGTCATCCCGAACGCCAAGCTGGTGTACAACAACAGCCCGTCGTTCAACTGGACCCTGAATTTCCGCCAGCAGGCGTATGACGCGATGAAGGCCGCGGGCAAGGATGTGTCGGCCTACGACCGCGCCCAGCTGATGAGCGTGGAATACGATCAGACCGAACTGGCGCAGCTGGCCGACGAAAAGATCCGGACCTTCCAGGCCGACGCGTCGCGCGAAGCCGGCATCTTCCACCACCTGATCACGCTGCCGACCTACCACACCGCGGCACTGTCGACCGACAACCTGGCCAAGGAATACTTCGGCGACCAGGGCATGCTGGGTTATGTGGCTGGCGTGCAGCGCAAGGAAATCCGTCAGGGCATCGCCTGCGTCAAGCACCAGAACATGTCGGGCTCGGACATCGGCGACGACCACAAGGAGTACTTCAGCGGCGAAGCGGCCCTGAAGGCGGCGGGTAAGGACAACACCATGAACCAGTTCTGA
- a CDS encoding Mpo1-like protein — translation MRDESLLRWQWRGYGRNHQHPRNLLLHIVAVPMFMAGTVLCAYGILRLRLPAVALGLVCMGMSLALQGRGHRLEANAPEPFAGPADIAGRIFAEQWVTFPRYVLSGQWWRALTGECGTRVTSGDCAETSQR, via the coding sequence ATGCGTGACGAATCGCTGCTGCGCTGGCAGTGGCGCGGCTATGGCCGCAACCATCAGCATCCCCGCAACCTGCTGCTGCATATCGTGGCCGTGCCGATGTTCATGGCGGGCACGGTGCTGTGCGCCTATGGCATCTTGCGGCTGAGGCTGCCTGCGGTGGCGCTGGGGCTGGTGTGCATGGGCATGTCGCTGGCGCTGCAGGGGCGCGGGCACCGGCTGGAGGCCAACGCGCCGGAGCCGTTTGCCGGCCCGGCGGACATCGCCGGCCGTATCTTCGCCGAGCAATGGGTCACCTTCCCGCGCTATGTGCTGTCAGGCCAATGGTGGCGTGCGCTGACCGGCGAGTGCGGCACGCGCGTCACGTCAGGGGATTGCGCCGAAACCAGCCAGCGCTAA
- the aceA gene encoding isocitrate lyase — translation MNRQEQIQALQKDWDSNPRWKGIKRHFTAEDVVRLRGSVQVEHTLARRGSEKLWNLLHTEPFVNSLGALTGNQAMQQVKAGLKAIYLSGWQVAGDANLAGEMYPDQSLYPANSVPQVVKRINNTFQRADQIQWSEGKGDTDFFAPIVADAEAGFGGVLNAFELMKSMIEAGAAGVHFEDQLASVKKCGHMGGKVLVPTREAVAKLTAARLAADVSGVPTLVIARTDAEAADLLTSDIDDNDKPFCTGERTVEGFYRVRNGLEQSISRALAYAEVADLVWCETGKPDLEFAKKFAEAVHARFPGKMLAYNCSPSFNWKKNLDDATIAKFQRELGAMGYKFQFITLAGFHSLNYSMFNLAYGYARNQMSAFVELQEAEFKAAEKGFTAVKHQREVGTGYFDAVTQTIEGGQSSTTALKGSTEDEQFFEHKKVA, via the coding sequence ATGAACCGCCAAGAACAGATCCAGGCCCTGCAAAAAGACTGGGATAGCAACCCCCGCTGGAAGGGTATCAAGCGCCACTTCACCGCCGAAGACGTGGTGCGCCTGCGTGGTTCGGTCCAGGTCGAGCACACCCTGGCCCGCCGCGGGTCCGAGAAGCTGTGGAACCTGCTGCACACCGAGCCGTTCGTCAACTCGCTGGGCGCGCTGACCGGCAACCAGGCCATGCAGCAAGTGAAGGCCGGCCTGAAGGCCATCTACCTGTCGGGCTGGCAAGTCGCCGGCGACGCCAATCTGGCCGGCGAAATGTACCCCGACCAGTCGCTGTACCCGGCCAACTCGGTGCCGCAGGTCGTCAAGCGCATCAACAACACCTTCCAGCGCGCCGACCAGATCCAGTGGAGCGAAGGCAAGGGCGACACCGACTTCTTCGCCCCGATCGTGGCTGACGCGGAAGCCGGCTTCGGCGGCGTGCTGAATGCGTTCGAACTGATGAAGTCCATGATCGAAGCGGGCGCCGCGGGCGTTCACTTCGAAGACCAGCTGGCTTCGGTGAAGAAGTGCGGCCACATGGGCGGCAAGGTGCTGGTGCCGACCCGCGAAGCCGTCGCCAAGCTGACCGCTGCCCGCCTGGCCGCCGACGTCTCGGGCGTGCCGACCCTGGTGATCGCCCGTACCGACGCCGAGGCCGCCGACCTGCTGACCTCCGACATCGATGACAACGACAAGCCGTTCTGCACCGGGGAGCGCACCGTGGAGGGCTTCTACCGCGTCCGCAACGGCCTGGAGCAGTCGATCTCGCGCGCCCTGGCCTACGCGGAAGTGGCTGACCTGGTGTGGTGCGAAACCGGCAAGCCGGACCTCGAGTTCGCCAAGAAGTTTGCCGAAGCCGTGCACGCCAGGTTCCCGGGCAAGATGCTGGCCTACAACTGCTCGCCGTCGTTCAACTGGAAGAAGAACCTGGACGACGCCACCATCGCCAAGTTCCAGAGGGAACTGGGCGCAATGGGCTACAAGTTCCAGTTCATCACGCTGGCCGGCTTCCACTCGCTGAACTACTCGATGTTCAACCTGGCCTACGGCTACGCCCGCAACCAGATGAGCGCATTCGTGGAACTGCAGGAAGCCGAGTTCAAGGCAGCCGAAAAGGGCTTCACCGCCGTCAAGCACCAGCGCGAAGTCGGCACCGGCTACTTCGACGCCGTGACCCAGACCATCGAAGGCGGCCAGTCGTCGACGACCGCGCTGAAGGGTTCGACCGAAGACGAGCAGTTCTTCGAACACAAGAAAGTGGCCTGA
- a CDS encoding gamma-glutamylcyclotransferase family protein, with product MPRVFVYGTLRAGEVNDLNAAAQRHGIAAPTLLGTATVAGRLYDFGTYPGLVLDAAAGPVVGDIYDIPDALLPVLDEIEEVYPGQATLFVREECAVQQAGKPIACLLYPVAEAAVATLPHIGSGDWVAYRRARDPARA from the coding sequence ATGCCGCGCGTCTTCGTCTACGGCACGCTGCGCGCCGGCGAGGTCAACGACCTGAATGCGGCCGCGCAGCGGCACGGCATCGCCGCGCCCACGCTGCTGGGCACGGCCACCGTGGCGGGCCGGCTCTATGACTTCGGGACCTATCCCGGGCTGGTGCTGGATGCGGCGGCCGGACCGGTGGTCGGCGATATCTATGACATCCCCGATGCGCTGCTGCCGGTGCTGGACGAGATTGAAGAGGTCTATCCGGGGCAGGCCACGCTGTTCGTGCGCGAGGAATGCGCCGTGCAGCAGGCAGGCAAGCCCATCGCCTGCCTGCTATATCCGGTGGCGGAAGCCGCCGTGGCCACGTTGCCGCACATTGGCAGCGGTGACTGGGTGGCCTACCGGCGGGCGCGAGATCCTGCCAGGGCCTGA
- a CDS encoding LytR/AlgR family response regulator transcription factor, with amino-acid sequence MTPTLLIADDEALLARVLESELKSLWPEARIVSVVHDGMAALAAAREHQPRVAFLDIRMPGMSGMDVARELIEFDIPPLVVFVTAYDQFALEAFERAAVDYVLKPVQRERLEATVCRLKERLQAMADDDADEGADDSAEAEAAVLDTDRLGQLLARLESLEHATPGGAAQRQYLRFIKALVGQEVRIIPVDEVIYLEATDKYVNVVSSAGEALIRTSLRELTQQLDPERFWQVHRGTVVNIDCVASAVNQSLGRLSLRLRDRPELLPVARQYAHLFKQM; translated from the coding sequence ATGACCCCGACCCTTCTGATCGCCGACGACGAAGCGCTGCTCGCGCGCGTGCTGGAATCCGAACTGAAGTCGCTGTGGCCCGAGGCCCGCATCGTCTCGGTCGTGCACGACGGCATGGCCGCACTGGCCGCCGCGCGCGAGCACCAGCCGCGCGTGGCCTTCCTGGATATCCGCATGCCGGGCATGAGCGGCATGGACGTGGCGCGCGAGCTGATCGAGTTTGATATCCCGCCGCTGGTGGTCTTTGTTACCGCCTATGACCAGTTTGCGCTGGAGGCCTTCGAGCGCGCGGCGGTCGACTATGTGCTCAAGCCCGTACAGCGCGAGCGGCTGGAGGCGACCGTGTGCCGCCTGAAGGAGCGGCTGCAGGCGATGGCCGACGACGATGCCGACGAGGGCGCCGATGACAGCGCCGAGGCCGAGGCCGCCGTGCTCGACACCGACCGCCTGGGGCAACTGCTGGCGCGGCTCGAATCGCTCGAGCACGCCACGCCCGGCGGCGCGGCGCAGCGCCAGTATCTGCGCTTTATCAAGGCGCTGGTCGGGCAGGAGGTCCGCATCATCCCGGTCGACGAGGTGATCTACCTGGAAGCCACCGACAAGTACGTCAACGTGGTCTCCAGCGCCGGCGAGGCGCTGATCCGCACCAGCCTGCGCGAGCTGACCCAGCAACTGGATCCGGAGCGTTTCTGGCAGGTCCACCGCGGCACGGTGGTCAACATCGACTGCGTGGCCAGCGCGGTCAACCAGTCGCTGGGGCGGCTGTCGCTGCGGCTGCGCGACCGGCCCGAGCTGCTGCCGGTGGCGCGCCAGTACGCGCACCTGTTCAAGCAGATGTAG